A genomic segment from Rhodospirillum centenum SW encodes:
- a CDS encoding efflux RND transporter permease subunit, with protein MSGIVGFAVRQWQFMLVLFAMLAAMGVGAFLSIPRAEDPDFPTPIFNVIAVLPGADPLDMEEQVTDPLEDALDGLDDVIKITSRTRDGSTVIHVEFDWNSEPERKYDQVVREVNALRPSLPDGLVRLEVKKVETSLTNFAQVALVSDRASDRELEERATDLKDIIDRIPGIRETEVWGEARTEVRVAVDLGRLAALGIPVSALAEALKAEGAALPLGAVHSGERRFNVKATGDFRSLADIGETTVRAADGRVVKVHDVAAVSWAGDEPSHVTRFNGRRAVLVTANMKPGQNIFDLTARLDAALGGFAATLPDTIRIERGFDQSVNVAHRLSRLFKDFGIALALVLVTLVPLGLRASLVVMLAIPLSLAIGLTLLQAAGFSLNQLTIAGFVLSLGLLVDDSIVVTENIARHLRLGRPREQAAIEGTRQIAVAVLGCTATLMLAFLPLMFLPEGSGKFIKSLPVAVLVTVAASLFVALSIIPFLAGRMLSRHGDPEGNRALRAVMAAIHTVYRPLLHRALERPGLTVLLAAGLFAASLLLVPRIGFSLFPPAGTPQFLVEVDLPDGASRAATQAAVDFVEAELRATPEVAWFMGNVGHGNPRVYYNVQPREEDPTHGSVLVGLESWQGEAGVAVLDGLRTRLARYPGAQIIVRAFENGPPIEAPVAIRVLGPELDVLKEIAGRVTAAMERTPGTRDIVNPVRLNRTDLNLGVDLEKAGVLGVPAGAIDRAVRLALSGEQVALFRESDGDAFPVVLRLPLGERHELETLGEIYVPAAGGATPLAAVTDPRFESGPARIDRYNRERAVTVTAYTATGHNTDQVTRAVMAAVAEIPLPPGYRITAGGEAEARARSFAGLSSAILIAVFGIVAVLILEFRSFSASAVVAGVIPLGIVGGLVALHVAGYTLSFTAMIGFVALIGIEIKNSILLVDFTTQLRRAGVPLKQAIEQAGEVRFLPVLLTSATAIGGLLPLALEESGLYSPLAVVIIGGLVSSTFLSRLVTPAMYLLLAPREVAAASPPAPATAAP; from the coding sequence ATGTCCGGGATCGTCGGCTTCGCTGTCCGGCAGTGGCAGTTCATGCTGGTGCTGTTCGCCATGCTGGCGGCCATGGGGGTGGGGGCGTTCCTCTCCATCCCGCGGGCCGAGGACCCGGACTTCCCCACCCCGATCTTCAACGTCATCGCCGTGCTGCCGGGCGCCGACCCGCTGGACATGGAAGAACAGGTGACGGATCCGCTGGAGGATGCGCTCGACGGGCTGGACGACGTCATCAAGATCACCTCCCGCACGCGCGACGGCAGCACCGTCATCCATGTCGAGTTCGACTGGAACAGCGAGCCGGAGCGCAAGTACGACCAGGTCGTGCGCGAGGTAAACGCCCTGCGGCCGAGCCTGCCCGACGGGCTTGTCCGGCTGGAGGTGAAGAAGGTCGAAACCAGCCTGACCAACTTCGCCCAGGTCGCGCTGGTCAGCGACCGCGCCAGCGACCGCGAGCTGGAGGAGCGGGCGACCGACCTGAAGGACATCATCGACCGCATCCCCGGCATCCGCGAGACGGAGGTCTGGGGCGAGGCCCGGACGGAGGTGCGGGTCGCCGTCGATCTCGGCCGGCTGGCCGCGCTGGGCATCCCCGTCTCCGCCCTGGCCGAGGCGCTGAAGGCGGAAGGGGCAGCACTGCCCCTGGGGGCCGTGCATTCCGGCGAGCGCCGCTTCAATGTCAAGGCGACGGGCGATTTCCGCAGTCTGGCGGACATCGGGGAGACGACGGTGCGTGCCGCCGACGGCCGCGTCGTCAAGGTGCACGACGTGGCCGCGGTGTCCTGGGCAGGCGACGAGCCCAGCCACGTCACCCGCTTCAACGGCCGGCGCGCCGTCCTGGTCACCGCCAACATGAAGCCGGGCCAGAACATCTTCGATCTGACGGCGCGGCTGGACGCGGCGCTGGGGGGCTTCGCGGCGACCCTGCCCGACACCATCCGGATCGAGCGGGGCTTCGACCAGTCCGTCAACGTCGCGCACCGCCTGTCGCGCCTGTTCAAGGATTTCGGCATCGCACTGGCCCTGGTCCTGGTGACCCTGGTGCCGCTGGGGCTGCGTGCCTCCCTGGTCGTCATGCTGGCGATCCCGCTGTCGCTCGCCATCGGGCTGACTCTGTTGCAGGCGGCGGGCTTCTCGCTGAACCAGCTCACCATCGCGGGCTTCGTGCTGTCGCTCGGCCTGCTGGTGGACGACAGCATCGTGGTGACGGAGAACATCGCCCGCCACCTGCGCCTGGGACGCCCGCGCGAACAGGCGGCGATCGAGGGGACACGGCAGATCGCCGTGGCCGTGCTGGGCTGCACCGCCACGCTGATGCTGGCCTTCCTGCCGCTGATGTTCCTGCCGGAGGGGTCGGGCAAGTTCATCAAATCGCTGCCGGTGGCGGTGCTGGTGACGGTGGCGGCGTCGCTGTTCGTGGCCCTGAGCATCATCCCGTTCCTGGCCGGCCGGATGCTGAGCCGGCACGGCGACCCGGAGGGCAACCGCGCCCTGCGCGCCGTCATGGCGGCCATCCACACGGTCTACCGGCCGCTGCTGCACCGGGCGCTGGAACGGCCCGGCCTGACCGTGCTGCTGGCGGCGGGCCTGTTCGCGGCGTCGCTGCTGCTGGTGCCGCGGATCGGCTTCAGCCTGTTCCCGCCGGCCGGCACGCCGCAGTTCCTGGTCGAAGTGGATCTGCCCGACGGCGCCTCCCGCGCCGCCACGCAGGCGGCGGTGGACTTCGTGGAGGCGGAGCTGCGGGCGACGCCGGAGGTGGCGTGGTTCATGGGCAATGTCGGCCACGGCAATCCGCGGGTCTACTACAACGTGCAGCCGCGCGAGGAGGACCCGACCCACGGCTCCGTCCTGGTCGGGCTGGAGAGCTGGCAGGGCGAGGCGGGGGTGGCCGTGCTGGACGGACTGCGGACCCGGCTGGCCCGCTATCCCGGCGCCCAGATCATCGTGCGCGCCTTCGAGAACGGCCCGCCGATCGAAGCGCCCGTCGCCATCCGCGTGCTGGGCCCCGAACTGGACGTGCTGAAGGAGATCGCGGGCCGGGTCACCGCCGCAATGGAACGGACCCCGGGAACGCGCGACATCGTCAACCCGGTGCGGCTGAACCGGACCGACCTGAACCTGGGCGTGGACCTGGAGAAGGCCGGCGTCCTGGGCGTACCGGCCGGCGCCATCGACCGCGCCGTGCGGCTGGCCCTGTCCGGCGAGCAGGTGGCCCTGTTCCGGGAGAGCGACGGCGACGCCTTCCCGGTGGTTCTACGCCTGCCGCTGGGGGAGCGGCACGAGCTGGAGACGCTGGGCGAGATCTACGTACCGGCAGCCGGCGGCGCCACCCCGCTGGCCGCGGTCACCGACCCGCGCTTCGAATCCGGCCCGGCCCGCATCGACCGCTACAACCGCGAACGCGCCGTCACGGTCACCGCCTACACGGCGACGGGCCACAACACCGACCAGGTGACCAGAGCCGTCATGGCTGCGGTGGCGGAAATCCCGCTGCCGCCCGGCTACCGCATCACGGCCGGCGGCGAGGCGGAGGCGCGGGCCCGCAGCTTCGCCGGCCTGTCCAGCGCCATCCTGATCGCCGTCTTCGGCATCGTCGCCGTGCTGATCCTGGAGTTCCGCAGTTTCTCCGCCTCCGCCGTGGTGGCGGGGGTGATCCCGCTGGGAATCGTCGGCGGCCTTGTCGCCCTCCATGTCGCCGGCTACACGCTGAGCTTCACGGCGATGATCGGCTTCGTCGCCCTGATCGGCATCGAGATCAAGAACTCCATCCTGCTGGTGGACTTCACGACCCAGCTCCGCCGCGCCGGCGTGCCGCTGAAGCAGGCCATCGAGCAGGCGGGAGAGGTCCGCTTCCTGCCGGTGCTGCTGACCTCCGCCACCGCCATCGGGGGGCTGCTGCCGCTGGCGCTGGAGGAGTCCGGCCTCTACTCGCCGTTGGCCGTCGTCATCATCGGCGGTCTCGTCTCCTCCACCTTCCTGTCGCGGCTGGTGACGCCGGCCATGTATCTGCTGCTGGCCCCGCGGGAAGTGGCGGCGGCCAGCCCGCCTGCCCCGGCGACCGCGGCTCCCTGA
- a CDS encoding DUF6702 family protein yields MLARRRLLSLALAGLGLAGVAGAPGPVLAHRAKAALTTIAWNPRSGTLEVVHRLHAHDAEIALNRVEKVAAPDLADLKTRAILALYVEKNFALADAAGAPLALTLVGAEVEMDHVYVYQELALPAPPAELAVRDTIMLDVFSDQLNQVNIDFSADGTGGVRTLMFRGTDDWKTAKRG; encoded by the coding sequence GTGCTCGCACGCCGTCGCCTCCTCTCGCTCGCCCTGGCGGGGCTCGGCCTCGCCGGGGTGGCGGGTGCCCCCGGGCCGGTGCTGGCGCACCGGGCCAAGGCGGCGCTCACCACCATCGCCTGGAATCCGCGCAGCGGGACGCTGGAGGTGGTCCACCGCCTGCACGCCCATGATGCGGAGATCGCGCTCAACCGGGTGGAGAAGGTGGCGGCCCCGGACCTTGCCGACCTGAAGACCCGGGCGATCCTCGCCCTCTATGTGGAGAAGAATTTCGCGCTGGCGGATGCGGCCGGTGCGCCGCTGGCCCTGACGCTGGTCGGCGCCGAGGTGGAGATGGACCATGTCTATGTCTACCAGGAGCTGGCGCTTCCGGCGCCGCCGGCGGAACTGGCGGTGCGCGATACCATCATGCTGGATGTCTTCTCCGACCAGCTCAACCAGGTGAACATCGACTTTTCGGCAGACGGCACCGGCGGCGTCCGCACCCTGATGTTCCGCGGCACGGACGACTGGAAGACGGCCAAGCGCGGCTGA
- a CDS encoding M1 family metallopeptidase gives MRGWSAWVSVAVGSGFLLLAAASASADAIQQTKGDWEDKFRQLEVDLPTPNTYRTASGAPGHQYWQQRADYRIDVKLDAAGKRLTASETVRYTNNSPDTLSYLWVQLDQNIYKDDSIARMTETVQTGGARRPATGGGDNGDRLTYNGLAREQIFKDIEFGVEIRAVTDEAGHPLPYRVVDTMMRIDLPQPLSPGKATTFRIDWAYNIVDEERVGGRSGYEHFKDTDTDLFFLAQWFPRMAAYTDYAGWQHKAFLGRGEFTLEFGDYDVSITVPADHIVAATGELQNPSDVLTPEQRRRLEQARTATSPVFIVTPDEAKENEKATETATRTWVFRAKNVRDFAWSSSNKFIWDAMGFRQDSPQQPQVLAMSFYPNEAEPLWSKYSTQAVVHTMEVYSKFSFPYPYPTAQSVNTWDRGGMEYPMITFNGSRPVKDKKTGKVTYSSQAKYGLIGVVIHEIGHIYFPMTVNSDERQWSWMDEGLNTFLQNVAHLEWEENFGGQDRNPNLPDTITAYMVSENQVPVMTQSDSILQFGPNAYTKPATALTILRETVLGRDLFDHAFREYATRWKFKRPTPADFFRTMEDASGVDLDWFWRGWFYTTDHVDMAIDGVREYTISTRNPEVEKPLARTEQRQERVEPLMQIHNREDGLKTRVERIPDLKDFYNENDQHTVTNKDRNDYADLIKGLEDWERAALERAQKDGDFIYFADFTNKGGLVMPLPLKLTFADGSSEFVMIPVEIWRYNPKRVTKMLIRPKRLVSIELDPRHEIADADRSDNSFPRRIEASRLELFKDRESTRNLMSDMLVELKSERTGDTKGEADEGKAGEGKAGEGKTVPLGPAPKDAPRDGKPAPAAAPAPSK, from the coding sequence ATGCGTGGTTGGTCTGCCTGGGTATCCGTCGCGGTCGGGTCCGGTTTCCTGCTGCTGGCCGCCGCGTCGGCAAGTGCCGATGCCATCCAGCAGACCAAGGGCGACTGGGAGGACAAGTTCCGCCAGCTTGAGGTGGACCTGCCGACCCCGAACACCTACCGCACCGCATCGGGCGCGCCGGGACACCAGTACTGGCAGCAGCGCGCGGACTACCGCATCGACGTGAAGCTGGACGCTGCGGGCAAGCGCCTCACGGCCAGCGAGACGGTGCGCTACACCAACAACTCCCCCGACACGCTGTCCTATCTCTGGGTCCAGCTCGACCAGAACATCTACAAGGACGACAGCATCGCCCGGATGACCGAGACGGTGCAGACCGGCGGGGCCCGCCGGCCGGCCACGGGCGGCGGCGACAACGGTGACCGCCTGACCTACAACGGCCTCGCCCGCGAACAGATCTTCAAGGACATCGAATTCGGGGTGGAGATCCGGGCCGTCACGGACGAGGCCGGCCACCCGCTGCCCTATCGCGTCGTCGATACGATGATGCGGATCGACCTGCCGCAGCCGCTCTCCCCCGGCAAGGCCACGACCTTCCGGATCGACTGGGCCTACAACATCGTGGACGAGGAGCGCGTCGGCGGCCGCAGCGGCTACGAGCACTTCAAGGACACCGATACGGACCTGTTCTTCCTGGCCCAGTGGTTCCCGCGCATGGCGGCCTACACCGACTATGCGGGCTGGCAGCACAAGGCGTTCCTCGGCCGCGGCGAGTTCACGCTGGAATTCGGCGACTACGATGTCTCCATCACCGTGCCGGCCGACCACATCGTCGCCGCCACGGGCGAGTTGCAGAACCCGTCCGACGTGCTGACGCCGGAGCAGCGCCGCCGCCTGGAACAGGCCCGCACCGCTACCAGCCCCGTCTTCATCGTCACCCCGGACGAGGCGAAGGAGAACGAGAAGGCGACGGAGACGGCGACCCGCACCTGGGTCTTCCGGGCGAAGAACGTGCGCGACTTCGCCTGGTCCAGCTCCAACAAGTTCATCTGGGATGCCATGGGGTTCCGCCAGGACAGCCCGCAGCAGCCCCAGGTGCTGGCCATGTCGTTCTACCCGAACGAGGCCGAGCCGCTCTGGTCCAAGTACTCGACCCAGGCGGTCGTCCATACGATGGAGGTCTATTCCAAGTTCTCCTTCCCCTATCCCTACCCGACGGCGCAGTCGGTCAACACCTGGGACCGGGGCGGGATGGAATACCCGATGATCACCTTCAACGGCTCGCGGCCGGTGAAGGACAAGAAGACGGGCAAGGTCACCTATTCCTCGCAGGCCAAGTACGGCCTGATCGGTGTCGTCATCCATGAGATCGGGCACATCTACTTCCCGATGACCGTGAATTCCGACGAACGTCAGTGGAGCTGGATGGACGAGGGGCTGAACACCTTCCTCCAGAATGTCGCCCATCTGGAGTGGGAGGAGAATTTCGGCGGCCAGGACCGCAACCCGAACCTGCCCGACACGATCACGGCCTACATGGTGAGCGAGAACCAGGTGCCGGTCATGACGCAGTCGGACAGCATCCTGCAGTTCGGCCCGAACGCCTACACCAAGCCGGCGACGGCGCTGACCATCCTGCGCGAGACGGTGCTGGGCCGCGACCTGTTCGACCACGCCTTCCGCGAATACGCCACGCGCTGGAAGTTCAAGCGGCCGACCCCGGCCGACTTCTTCCGCACCATGGAGGATGCGTCGGGCGTGGATCTCGACTGGTTCTGGCGCGGCTGGTTCTACACGACCGACCATGTGGACATGGCCATCGACGGCGTCCGCGAATACACCATCTCCACCCGCAATCCCGAGGTGGAGAAGCCGCTGGCCCGGACCGAGCAGCGGCAGGAGCGGGTCGAGCCGCTGATGCAGATCCATAACCGCGAGGACGGGCTGAAGACCCGGGTGGAGCGCATTCCCGACCTCAAGGACTTCTACAACGAGAACGACCAGCATACGGTCACGAACAAGGACCGCAACGACTACGCCGATCTGATCAAAGGCCTGGAGGACTGGGAGCGGGCGGCGCTGGAGCGGGCGCAGAAGGACGGCGATTTCATCTACTTCGCCGACTTCACCAACAAGGGCGGCCTCGTCATGCCGCTGCCCCTCAAGCTTACCTTCGCGGACGGCTCCAGCGAGTTCGTGATGATCCCGGTGGAGATCTGGCGCTACAACCCCAAGCGCGTCACCAAGATGCTGATCCGTCCGAAGCGCCTCGTCTCCATCGAGCTGGACCCGCGGCACGAGATCGCCGACGCCGACCGCAGCGACAACAGCTTCCCGCGCCGGATCGAGGCGTCGCGCCTGGAACTGTTCAAGGACAGGGAGTCCACGCGCAACCTGATGTCGGACATGCTGGTCGAGCTGAAGTCCGAGCGGACGGGCGACACCAAGGGCGAGGCGGACGAGGGGAAGGCCGGCGAGGGCAAGGCCGGGGAAGGCAAGACCGTGCCGCTCGGCCCGGCGCCGAAGGACGCGCCGCGGGACGGCAAGCCGGCTCCGGCCGCGGCGCCGGCCCCGTCGAAGTGA